One Frankia alni ACN14a DNA window includes the following coding sequences:
- a CDS encoding MerR family transcriptional regulator, translated as MSTTRRDPSALRAARGTTYQIGEVAERVGLSLRTVRYYEEAGLLTTAGRTPGGFRLYGDEAVDRLLVIKKMKSLGFTLEEMRSLLSVRDELSDPKISDARRAELRELLRTWVVLAEEKLATLRQQAGVAEDFVIGLHGDADRSA; from the coding sequence TTGTCCACGACGCGTCGCGATCCATCCGCGCTCCGTGCGGCCCGCGGAACCACGTATCAGATAGGTGAGGTGGCCGAGCGGGTCGGGCTCTCGTTGCGCACGGTCCGGTACTACGAGGAGGCCGGGCTGCTCACGACCGCCGGCCGTACGCCGGGCGGTTTCCGCCTTTACGGCGACGAGGCCGTCGACCGGCTGTTGGTCATCAAGAAGATGAAATCCCTCGGATTCACGCTCGAGGAGATGCGCTCGCTGCTGTCCGTCCGTGACGAGCTGTCCGACCCGAAGATCTCCGACGCCCGTCGGGCCGAGCTGCGCGAGTTGCTGCGCACCTGGGTCGTGCTGGCCGAGGAGAAGCTCGCCACCCTGCGCCAGCAGGCCGGCGTCGCCGAGGACTTCGTCATCGGCCTGCACGGCGACGCCGACAGATCAGCGTGA
- a CDS encoding ATP-dependent Clp protease proteolytic subunit, translating to MIETSTAHAGPGIGRARGPAAQAGGAATGDDQVFGRLLENRIVFLGAVVEDAVANAISAKLLLLAAEDPTSDIHLYINSPGGSVSAGMAIYDTMQYVGNDVATVALGFAGSMGQFLLCAGAAGKRYALPHARIMMHQPHGGIGGTAADISIQAEQMLYTKRTLQQRIAFHSGQTVEQIEADSDRDRWFTAEEARDYGLVDHVVERADQVPSGVGGAGIGPRRAAGRTGFGPAGSAR from the coding sequence ATGATCGAAACATCGACGGCGCACGCGGGGCCCGGCATTGGCCGGGCCCGAGGCCCGGCCGCCCAGGCCGGCGGCGCCGCCACCGGCGACGACCAGGTGTTCGGTCGCCTGCTGGAGAACCGCATCGTCTTCCTCGGCGCCGTGGTGGAGGACGCCGTCGCCAACGCGATCAGCGCGAAGCTGCTGCTGCTGGCCGCGGAGGATCCGACCTCGGACATCCACCTCTACATCAACTCGCCGGGCGGTTCGGTGAGCGCCGGCATGGCGATCTACGACACGATGCAGTACGTCGGCAACGACGTGGCCACCGTCGCTCTCGGCTTCGCCGGTTCGATGGGCCAGTTCCTGCTCTGCGCCGGTGCCGCCGGCAAGCGGTACGCCCTCCCGCACGCCCGGATCATGATGCACCAGCCGCACGGGGGCATCGGCGGCACGGCCGCGGACATCTCCATCCAGGCCGAGCAGATGCTGTACACGAAGCGGACGCTGCAGCAGCGCATCGCCTTCCACAGCGGCCAGACCGTCGAGCAGATCGAGGCCGACTCCGACCGCGACCGGTGGTTCACCGCCGAGGAGGCCCGCGACTACGGGCTGGTCGACCACGTCGTCGAACGGGCCGACCAGGTGCCCAGCGGCGTCGGCGGTGCCGGGATCGGCCCGCGCCGCGCGGCCGGCCGCACCGGCTTCGGCCCGGCGGGGAGCGCCCGATGA
- a CDS encoding NAD(P)H-binding protein, whose translation MRIVIAGAHGRIARALSRRLRARDATVIGLIRNPDHRGDVRAAGAEPVLADLESIDAAALASHVRGADAVVFAAGAGPGSGAARKDTVDRAAAVLLADAARLAGVRRYLLVSSVGVDGPPPAGTDAVFAAYLRAKAAAEETIRGRDLDWTIVRPGRLTDDEPTGRVHLAAGVDRGEIPREDVAAVLAALLTAPGTAGITAGLVSGETPVAQAVAQLSSA comes from the coding sequence GTGCGGATCGTGATCGCGGGGGCCCACGGCCGGATTGCCCGGGCGCTGAGCCGCCGGCTGCGCGCGCGGGACGCGACGGTGATCGGGCTGATCCGCAATCCCGACCATCGCGGCGACGTGCGTGCGGCGGGCGCCGAGCCCGTCCTCGCCGACCTGGAGTCGATCGACGCCGCGGCGTTGGCGAGCCACGTGCGCGGCGCGGACGCCGTCGTCTTCGCGGCCGGCGCGGGACCGGGCAGTGGCGCGGCCCGCAAGGACACCGTCGACCGCGCCGCGGCGGTGCTGCTCGCCGACGCGGCGCGGCTCGCCGGGGTCCGTCGCTACCTGCTGGTCTCCTCGGTCGGGGTCGACGGGCCGCCGCCGGCGGGCACGGACGCGGTCTTCGCGGCCTACCTGCGGGCCAAGGCGGCGGCCGAGGAGACGATCCGCGGCCGCGATCTGGACTGGACCATCGTCCGCCCGGGCCGGCTCACCGACGACGAGCCGACCGGCCGGGTGCACCTCGCCGCCGGGGTGGACCGCGGGGAGATCCCCCGCGAGGACGTGGCCGCCGTGCTCGCCGCCCTGCTCACCGCCCCCGGCACCGCCGGGATCACCGCCGGGCTGGTCAGTGGCGAGACGCCCGTGGCACAGGCGGTCGCGCAGCTTTCCTCCGCCTGA
- the mce gene encoding methylmalonyl-CoA epimerase: MLTRIDHVGIAVVSLAEAIPRYEEAFGLKVVHQEDNDRQGVREAMLLVHSGEVGNSYVQLLEPLREDSPVGKFLAKRGPGIHHIAYGVADIDSALAALTTTGFDLVNKTPVHGTAGSRIAFVHPKGLGGVLTELVEAAEGH; this comes from the coding sequence GTGCTGACCAGGATCGACCATGTCGGGATCGCGGTGGTTTCACTGGCCGAGGCGATTCCGCGCTACGAGGAGGCGTTCGGCCTCAAGGTCGTGCACCAGGAGGACAACGACCGCCAGGGTGTGCGCGAGGCGATGCTGCTGGTGCACAGCGGCGAGGTCGGCAACTCCTACGTCCAGCTCCTCGAGCCGCTGCGCGAGGACAGCCCGGTGGGTAAGTTCCTGGCCAAGCGGGGCCCCGGCATCCACCACATCGCCTACGGCGTCGCCGACATCGACAGCGCCCTGGCCGCCCTGACCACCACCGGCTTCGACCTGGTCAACAAGACGCCGGTACATGGCACCGCTGGCAGCCGGATCGCCTTCGTCCATCCCAAGGGGCTCGGCGGGGTGCTCACCGAGCTGGTCGAGGCCGCCGAGGGCCACTGA
- a CDS encoding MerR family transcriptional regulator: MSTTSSARSSADARDGRYEIGDVATLVTLSLRTARFYEEAGLLVAVGRSEGGFPLYDDDALDRFFLIKKMKPLGFTVEEMRSLLTLRERMAQPGLPPQLRAELHDRLQTWVTLAEEKLASLQEQVRLAEDFMIGLRDDTARSLRTDGDADGSDRSGPAPGLAGGRPDLDDSFLDFLDDPLGGDDR; the protein is encoded by the coding sequence TTGTCCACAACCAGCAGCGCCAGGTCTTCCGCCGACGCCCGCGACGGGCGCTACGAGATCGGTGACGTCGCCACCCTGGTGACCTTGTCCCTGCGTACCGCCCGGTTCTACGAGGAGGCTGGCCTCCTCGTCGCCGTGGGCCGCTCGGAGGGCGGTTTTCCGCTCTATGACGACGATGCCCTCGATCGATTCTTTCTGATCAAGAAGATGAAGCCCCTGGGTTTCACGGTGGAGGAGATGCGTTCGCTGCTCACTCTGCGTGAGCGGATGGCGCAGCCGGGGCTTCCTCCGCAGCTTCGCGCCGAGCTGCACGACCGGCTGCAGACCTGGGTCACCCTGGCCGAGGAGAAGCTCGCCTCGCTGCAGGAGCAGGTCCGCCTCGCCGAGGACTTCATGATCGGTCTGCGGGACGACACGGCCCGGTCCCTGCGGACCGACGGCGACGCGGACGGATCCGATCGCAGTGGTCCGGCCCCGGGACTCGCCGGCGGTCGGCCGGACCTCGACGACTCGTTCCTCGACTTCCTCGACGACCCGCTCGGCGGCGACGACCGCTGA